In a single window of the Pseudomonas entomophila genome:
- a CDS encoding EamA family transporter, translating into MPLKDLLIALVVIIAWGVNFVVIKVGLDGLPPMLLGALRFLLVAFPAVLLVKRPNLPWRWLIAYGATISLGQFAFLFQAMYSGMPPGLASLVLQSQAFFTLGFAALFLGERLRLASVLGLLVAASGLAVIGSENSSHVPVIALLLTLCGGAMWGMGNIITRRFGKVDLVALVIWGGLIPPLPFLALSWWLEGPERIGHALANISWSSVLALLYLAFVATMVGYSLWSTLLSRHPAGKVAPFSLLVPVVGLSSSAVLLGERLSTAQCWGALLVMLGLLINVFGPRLGQRLRAATAH; encoded by the coding sequence ATGCCACTCAAGGACCTGCTGATCGCCCTGGTGGTGATCATCGCCTGGGGCGTCAACTTCGTGGTCATCAAGGTTGGCCTCGATGGCCTGCCGCCCATGTTGCTGGGGGCCTTGCGCTTTCTGTTGGTGGCCTTCCCGGCGGTCTTGCTGGTCAAGCGGCCGAACCTGCCCTGGCGCTGGTTGATCGCCTATGGCGCGACCATTTCCCTGGGCCAGTTCGCCTTTCTCTTCCAGGCCATGTACAGCGGCATGCCACCGGGGCTGGCCTCGCTGGTGCTGCAATCCCAGGCGTTCTTCACCCTCGGTTTCGCCGCGCTGTTTCTCGGTGAACGGCTGCGCCTGGCCAGTGTGCTGGGGTTGTTGGTGGCGGCCAGCGGGCTGGCGGTGATCGGTAGCGAGAACAGCAGCCACGTGCCTGTGATCGCCCTGCTGCTGACCCTGTGTGGCGGCGCCATGTGGGGCATGGGCAACATCATCACTCGGCGCTTCGGCAAGGTTGACCTGGTGGCGCTGGTGATCTGGGGCGGGTTGATCCCACCGTTGCCGTTCCTGGCATTGTCCTGGTGGCTGGAAGGGCCAGAGCGGATTGGTCATGCGCTGGCCAACATCAGCTGGAGTTCGGTACTGGCGCTGCTTTACCTGGCCTTCGTCGCCACCATGGTCGGCTACAGCCTGTGGAGCACGCTGCTGTCGCGCCACCCGGCGGGCAAGGTGGCGCCGTTCTCGTTGCTGGTGCCGGTGGTTGGCCTGAGCTCTTCCGCCGTGCTGCTGGGGGAACGCCTGAGCACGGCGCAGTGCTGGGGGGCGTTGCTGGTGATGCTGGGGTTGCTGATCAACGTGTTCGGGCCACGCCTGGGGCAGCGACTGCGCGCCGCCACCGCCCATTAA
- the chrA gene encoding chromate efflux transporter, giving the protein MVDTPSTVSEQPPSQAARQPVGLFEAFLFWLKLGFISFGGPAGQIAIMHQELVERRRWLSEKRFLHALNYCMLLPGPEAQQLATYIGWLMHRSWGGVIAGALFVLPSLFILISLSWVYVAFGEVPVVAGIFYGIKPAVTAIVVHAAHRIGSRALKNGVLWAMAGASFVAIFALNVPFPVIVLVAAIVGYAGGRLAPGKFAIGGGHGAIKDSVGGALIDDHTPPPPHARFSWGRLLRLLLVGAALWGLPMGLLTLSFGWGATLTQMGWFFTKAALLTFGGAYAVLPYVYQGAVGHYGWLTPPQMIDGLALGETTPGPLIMVVAFVGFVGGYVHPMFGTDHPFLAGAVAASLVTWFTFLPSFLFILAGGPLVESTHNEMKFTAPLTGITAAVVGVILNLALFFGYHVLWPQGFGGAFDWPSAVIAVAAAIALFRFKQGVIQVLLACALAGLAVHLLRV; this is encoded by the coding sequence ATGGTTGACACCCCCTCCACCGTGAGTGAACAGCCGCCCTCGCAAGCGGCCCGGCAGCCCGTCGGCTTGTTCGAAGCCTTCCTGTTCTGGCTCAAGTTGGGGTTCATCAGCTTTGGCGGGCCCGCCGGGCAGATCGCGATCATGCACCAGGAGCTGGTCGAGCGCCGGCGCTGGCTCAGCGAGAAACGCTTTCTGCATGCGCTGAACTACTGCATGTTGCTGCCTGGCCCTGAGGCCCAGCAGCTCGCCACTTACATCGGCTGGCTCATGCACCGCTCCTGGGGCGGTGTGATTGCCGGCGCCTTGTTCGTGCTGCCTTCGCTGTTCATCCTGATCAGTTTGTCCTGGGTCTACGTCGCTTTCGGCGAGGTGCCCGTAGTGGCCGGGATCTTCTATGGCATCAAGCCGGCCGTCACGGCGATCGTCGTTCACGCGGCCCACCGGATCGGCTCGCGAGCACTGAAGAACGGTGTGCTGTGGGCCATGGCCGGGGCCTCGTTCGTTGCCATCTTCGCCCTCAATGTGCCGTTCCCGGTGATCGTGTTGGTTGCCGCCATCGTTGGCTATGCAGGAGGCCGCCTTGCCCCAGGCAAGTTCGCGATCGGCGGCGGCCATGGGGCTATCAAGGACAGCGTTGGCGGGGCCCTGATCGATGACCACACCCCACCGCCGCCGCATGCCCGTTTCAGCTGGGGGCGCCTGCTGCGTCTGCTGCTGGTCGGTGCCGCGCTCTGGGGCCTGCCCATGGGGCTGCTGACGCTGTCATTCGGCTGGGGCGCAACCCTGACGCAAATGGGCTGGTTCTTCACCAAGGCCGCCCTCTTGACTTTCGGTGGCGCCTACGCGGTATTGCCCTATGTCTACCAGGGCGCTGTCGGGCATTACGGCTGGCTGACACCGCCCCAGATGATCGATGGCCTTGCCTTGGGGGAGACCACGCCAGGCCCCCTGATCATGGTGGTCGCCTTCGTCGGCTTCGTGGGGGGGTATGTGCATCCGATGTTTGGCACCGACCACCCGTTCCTTGCCGGCGCGGTTGCAGCGAGCCTGGTCACCTGGTTCACCTTCCTTCCATCGTTCCTGTTCATCCTCGCCGGTGGCCCGTTGGTGGAGTCGACGCACAACGAGATGAAGTTCACCGCACCGTTGACCGGCATCACGGCGGCGGTTGTGGGGGTGATCCTGAACCTGGCCCTGTTCTTCGGCTACCACGTGCTTTGGCCGCAAGGCTTTGGTGGGGCCTTCGACTGGCCTTCAGCGGTGATCGCAGTTGCTGCAGCCATTGCCCTGTTCCGCTTCAAGCAGGGTGTGATCCAGGTGCTGCTTGCCTGCGCCCTGGCCGGGCTGGCGGTCCACCTGTTGCGCGTGTGA
- a CDS encoding purine-cytosine permease family protein: MSSKPVIERRSIDYIPESERHGRVYSQFTLWLGANLQITAIVTGALAVVLGGDVFWSLIGLLIGQLAGGTVMALHAAQGPRLGLPQMISSRVQFGVYGAAIPMALVCLMYLGFTATGTVLSGQAIGQLLSVSDSTGILIFAGVIVLATLAGYRVIHWIGRLASVLGIIAFIYLFSRILMLADIGQLLANRHFSWGSFLLAVSLAASWQIAFGPYVADYSRYLPSSTSPVKTFLAAGLGSVIGAQASMILGVFAAAIAGGQFSGREVAYIVGLGGAGTTAALLYFCIAFGKVTISTLNSYGSFMCIATIISGLRGHLHISRVQRLVFVLAIVGAATLLALLGQHSFLSAFKSFILFLLTFFVPWSAVNLVDYYFITKERYDIPALADPNGRYGRWNWPGITVYTFGVLVQMPFIDTKLYTGPMVAHLGGVDVSWLIGLVVPSVLYYCVARRRAGEAPLHIIVPEAR; the protein is encoded by the coding sequence ATGTCCAGCAAACCTGTGATCGAGCGGCGCTCGATCGACTACATCCCCGAGTCTGAACGCCATGGACGGGTGTACAGCCAATTCACCCTGTGGCTGGGAGCCAACCTGCAGATCACCGCGATCGTCACCGGCGCCCTGGCCGTGGTATTGGGCGGCGATGTGTTCTGGTCGCTGATCGGCCTGCTGATCGGGCAACTGGCCGGGGGCACGGTGATGGCCCTGCACGCCGCCCAGGGGCCGCGCCTGGGGCTGCCGCAGATGATTTCCAGCCGGGTGCAGTTCGGCGTCTACGGCGCGGCCATTCCCATGGCCCTGGTGTGCCTGATGTACCTGGGTTTCACCGCCACCGGCACGGTGCTTTCCGGCCAGGCCATCGGCCAGTTGCTCAGCGTCAGCGATAGCACCGGCATCCTGATCTTCGCCGGGGTGATCGTGCTGGCCACGTTGGCCGGCTACCGGGTGATCCACTGGATCGGGCGCCTGGCCAGTGTGCTGGGGATCATCGCCTTCATCTACCTGTTCAGCCGCATCCTGATGCTCGCCGACATCGGCCAGTTGCTTGCCAACCGCCATTTCAGCTGGGGCAGCTTCCTGCTCGCGGTGTCACTGGCGGCGTCCTGGCAAATCGCCTTCGGCCCCTACGTGGCCGACTACTCGCGGTACCTGCCCAGCAGCACGTCGCCGGTGAAGACCTTCCTCGCCGCCGGCCTGGGCTCGGTGATCGGCGCCCAGGCCTCGATGATCCTCGGCGTGTTCGCCGCCGCCATTGCCGGCGGCCAGTTCTCGGGACGCGAAGTGGCCTATATCGTCGGCCTGGGCGGTGCCGGTACCACCGCGGCGCTGCTGTATTTCTGCATCGCCTTCGGCAAGGTGACCATCTCCACCCTCAACAGCTACGGCAGCTTCATGTGCATCGCCACGATCATCAGCGGTTTGCGTGGCCACCTGCACATCAGCCGCGTGCAGCGCCTGGTGTTCGTGCTGGCGATCGTCGGTGCGGCCACCCTGCTCGCCCTGCTCGGCCAGCATTCGTTCCTCAGTGCGTTCAAGTCGTTCATCCTGTTCCTGCTGACCTTCTTCGTGCCCTGGAGCGCGGTCAACCTGGTGGATTACTACTTCATCACCAAAGAGCGCTACGACATTCCGGCGCTGGCCGACCCCAACGGCCGCTACGGGCGCTGGAACTGGCCGGGTATCACGGTATACACCTTTGGCGTGCTGGTGCAGATGCCCTTCATCGACACCAAGCTGTACACCGGGCCGATGGTCGCGCACCTGGGGGGCGTTGATGTGTCGTGGCTGATCGGGTTGGTGGTGCCGAGCGTGCTGTACTACTGCGTGGCCCGCCGTCGCGCCGGCGAGGCGCCGTTGCACATCATCGTGCCTGAGGCACGCTGA
- a CDS encoding YbjQ family protein → MIISTTSQLEGRPVAEYLGVVSAESVQGINFVRDFFARFRDFFGGRSQTLESALKEAREQATEELKARARQLQADAVVGVDFEISMPSVQGGMVVVFATGTAVRLK, encoded by the coding sequence ATGATCATCAGCACCACCAGCCAGCTTGAAGGCCGCCCCGTCGCCGAGTACCTCGGCGTGGTCAGCGCCGAATCGGTGCAGGGGATCAACTTCGTGCGCGATTTCTTCGCACGCTTTCGCGACTTCTTCGGCGGCCGTTCGCAGACCCTGGAGAGCGCGCTGAAGGAGGCTCGCGAGCAAGCCACCGAGGAACTCAAGGCGCGGGCACGGCAGTTGCAAGCCGACGCAGTGGTGGGGGTGGACTTCGAAATCAGCATGCCGTCGGTGCAGGGGGGCATGGTCGTGGTCTTCGCCACCGGCACGGCGGTGCGCTTGAAGTGA
- a CDS encoding autotransporter serine protease, with the protein MDVRCDQLKTLTGTLCLAFATGLPLSAAAAYQETGRLGDPASWRSAEYQQDWGLERMQASQAYAAGITGAGVRIGALDSGFDAAHPEASPGRFHPVTATGQYLDGTPFSVSGVLNGANDNHGTHVTGTMGAARDGAGMHGVAFNAQVYVGNTNKNDSFLFGPGPDPKYFKAVYDALVDAGVRAINNSWGSQPKDVNYNTLGGLRAAYAQHFQQDTWLDAAGDVARRGVINVFSAGNSGYANASVRSALPYFQPELEGHWLAVSGLDKNNQQKYNQCGIAKYWCLATPGAAITSTVAGGGYATYNGTSMAAPHATGALALVMERYPYLNNQQALQVLLTTSRQLDGSPTQGPSDRVGWGVPDLGRALHGPGQLLGEFDVNLGRGQGDSWSNGISDQALVQRQAEDAAERQAWQQTLKDRGWEHGLAAGASQQDRSDYALGMARDAAAAQRVYQGSLVKSGAGWLALTGDSSYRGPTRVEGGLLVVNGSLQSAVTVNAGGTLGGNGRIGALTASAGGVVAPGNSIGTLNVAGNLDLQPGSSYRLELSPTASDRLVVGGQASVGGANLSLAPEARPNLLAGGPVASLVGRQFDILQAAGGVNGRFAQVQPAYLFLGTVLDYSANAVQLDITRSGTTFDSIGATANQRASGGAVERLGPGNPVYESLLLSTSPDQARDGLRQLAGEIYPALDSMLLSQGSALRDAFGERVQGAARNANAPGASAGEPGSTQLWLKGLGSWGRIEGVQGTESYTSSLGGMLLGLDRDFDEQTRAGLAAGYSDSSLGMGGSHSRATVDSYHLGAYARHDLDRLRLSLGASYSWHRAEVRRDLAYGEVSGRQRARVDARSQQLFAEAAYRLPLSAVQLEPFANLTYQHLDRDGFHEKGDAAALHAGDEQRDAWLSTLGLRGRQQWQLGPQQDLQLAASLGWQHRLSGTQDREHLAFAASDQPFRVEAAPALRDAALVGLQARVGLTRDLDLSLDYQGRLASREQQHGAGLNLQWRF; encoded by the coding sequence ATGGATGTGAGATGTGATCAGCTCAAGACGCTGACGGGCACCCTGTGCCTGGCGTTCGCCACCGGGCTGCCGCTGTCGGCTGCGGCGGCCTATCAGGAAACCGGCCGCCTGGGCGACCCCGCCAGCTGGCGTTCGGCCGAGTACCAGCAGGACTGGGGCCTGGAGCGCATGCAGGCGAGCCAGGCCTACGCCGCCGGAATCACCGGCGCCGGGGTCCGCATCGGTGCCCTGGACTCGGGCTTCGATGCCGCCCATCCTGAGGCCAGCCCCGGACGATTTCACCCGGTGACCGCCACCGGCCAGTACCTGGACGGCACCCCGTTCAGTGTGTCCGGGGTGCTCAATGGCGCCAACGACAACCATGGCACCCATGTCACCGGCACCATGGGCGCGGCCCGTGATGGCGCTGGCATGCATGGCGTGGCCTTCAATGCCCAGGTCTACGTGGGCAACACCAACAAGAACGACAGTTTCCTGTTCGGCCCCGGCCCCGACCCGAAGTATTTCAAGGCGGTCTACGATGCCCTGGTGGATGCCGGGGTGCGGGCCATCAACAACAGCTGGGGCAGCCAGCCCAAGGATGTCAACTACAACACCTTGGGCGGCCTGCGTGCGGCTTATGCCCAGCACTTCCAGCAGGACACCTGGCTCGACGCCGCCGGTGACGTGGCGCGCCGTGGCGTGATCAACGTGTTCAGCGCCGGCAACAGCGGATATGCCAATGCCAGCGTGCGCTCGGCGCTGCCGTACTTCCAGCCGGAGCTGGAGGGCCACTGGCTGGCGGTGTCGGGCCTGGACAAGAACAACCAGCAGAAATACAACCAGTGCGGCATCGCCAAGTACTGGTGCCTGGCGACCCCGGGGGCGGCGATCACCAGTACCGTGGCCGGGGGCGGCTATGCCACCTACAACGGCACCTCCATGGCCGCGCCTCATGCCACCGGGGCCTTGGCCCTGGTCATGGAGCGTTACCCCTACCTGAACAACCAGCAGGCCCTGCAAGTGCTGCTGACCACCTCACGCCAGCTCGATGGTTCGCCGACCCAGGGGCCTAGCGACCGGGTGGGGTGGGGCGTCCCGGACCTGGGCCGGGCGTTGCACGGCCCCGGGCAGTTGCTGGGTGAGTTCGACGTCAACCTGGGGCGCGGGCAGGGCGATAGCTGGAGCAACGGCATCTCCGACCAGGCCTTGGTGCAGCGTCAGGCCGAGGACGCCGCGGAACGTCAAGCCTGGCAGCAGACTCTCAAGGATCGCGGTTGGGAGCATGGGCTGGCCGCGGGCGCCAGCCAGCAGGATCGCAGCGACTATGCCCTGGGCATGGCCCGCGACGCGGCTGCCGCGCAGCGGGTCTACCAAGGCAGCCTGGTCAAGTCCGGGGCTGGCTGGCTGGCGCTCACGGGGGACAGCAGCTACCGCGGCCCGACCCGGGTCGAGGGTGGCTTGCTGGTGGTCAACGGCAGCCTGCAATCGGCGGTGACGGTCAACGCAGGTGGCACGCTGGGTGGCAACGGCCGCATCGGTGCCCTGACCGCCAGCGCCGGGGGCGTGGTGGCCCCGGGTAACTCCATCGGTACCTTGAATGTCGCTGGCAACCTCGACTTGCAGCCGGGCTCGAGCTACCGGCTGGAGCTGTCGCCCACGGCCAGCGACCGGCTTGTCGTTGGCGGCCAGGCCAGTGTCGGTGGCGCCAATCTGAGCCTGGCGCCCGAGGCTCGGCCGAACCTGTTGGCCGGTGGCCCGGTAGCCAGCCTGGTAGGGCGCCAGTTCGACATCCTCCAGGCAGCGGGTGGCGTCAACGGGCGCTTCGCCCAGGTCCAGCCCGCTTACCTGTTTCTGGGGACCGTACTCGATTATTCGGCCAACGCCGTGCAACTGGACATAACGCGCAGCGGCACGACGTTTGACAGTATCGGTGCCACGGCCAACCAGCGCGCCAGCGGCGGCGCCGTGGAGCGGCTGGGGCCGGGCAATCCCGTGTATGAAAGCCTGCTGCTCTCGACCTCGCCGGACCAAGCCCGGGATGGCCTGCGGCAGCTGGCCGGGGAAATCTACCCAGCACTGGACTCGATGCTGCTCAGCCAGGGTTCGGCCTTGCGCGATGCCTTCGGTGAGCGTGTGCAAGGTGCTGCACGCAATGCCAATGCGCCAGGCGCGTCCGCGGGCGAGCCAGGTTCGACCCAGCTCTGGCTCAAGGGCCTGGGCAGCTGGGGACGTATCGAGGGCGTGCAGGGCACCGAATCCTATACCAGCTCCCTGGGCGGCATGCTGCTGGGCCTGGATCGTGACTTCGACGAGCAGACCCGGGCCGGCCTGGCCGCAGGCTATAGCGACAGCTCCCTGGGCATGGGCGGCAGCCACTCACGCGCCACGGTCGACAGCTACCACCTGGGCGCCTATGCCCGCCACGACCTGGACCGGCTGCGCTTGAGCCTGGGCGCCAGCTACAGCTGGCACCGTGCCGAGGTCCGGCGCGACCTGGCCTATGGCGAAGTGTCCGGCCGCCAGCGTGCGCGGGTCGATGCCCGCAGCCAGCAGCTGTTCGCCGAGGCGGCGTATCGCCTGCCGTTGTCGGCGGTGCAGTTGGAGCCCTTCGCCAACCTGACCTACCAGCATCTGGACCGCGACGGCTTCCACGAGAAGGGCGACGCGGCGGCGCTGCATGCCGGTGACGAGCAGCGTGATGCCTGGCTCAGCACCTTGGGCCTGCGTGGGCGCCAGCAATGGCAACTGGGCCCGCAGCAGGACCTGCAACTGGCGGCAAGCCTGGGCTGGCAGCACCGCCTGAGCGGCACCCAGGACCGCGAGCACCTGGCCTTCGCCGCTAGCGACCAGCCGTTCCGGGTGGAGGCTGCACCCGCCTTGCGCGATGCCGCGCTGGTGGGGCTCCAGGCCCGGGTGGGGCTGACCCGCGACCTGGACCTGAGCCTGGACTACCAGGGGCGCCTGGCCAGTCGTGAGCAACAGCATGGCGCGGGGCTCAACCTGCAATGGCGTTTCTGA
- a CDS encoding autotransporter domain-containing protein: MGTAQAAPYVESGRLGDAGSWRSDEFKADWGLGAIHADSAYAAGYSGKGVKLGIFDQPVYAPHPEFAGKDKIVTLVTSGIRQYTDPYIPVKAGDAFRYDGSPSVGSDGKLGSHGTHVGGIAAGNRDGVSMHGVAYAAQIISADNGDPGPEDGIVLGNDGAVYKAGWDSLVTSGARIINNSWGIGITDRFAKGGRNPDFPHFTVDDARAQFAQIQPLLGTLPGGAYDGAIAAARSGVLTIFAAGNDYNLNNPDAIAGLGYFVPDIAPNWLTVAALQQNPDTSSTNPYLVSTFSSRCGYTASFCVSAPGTRIYSAVIGGTSLADLTQGYANKNGTSMAAPHAAGAAAVLMERFPYMSGAQIASVLRTTATDMGAPGIDALYGWGMIDLDKGIRGPGMLVTEQDIPEEFRIAGGYGPSQFVVDLPGIGAVVDAGKPTQRLCNSLGCGLDLWSNDIAGHGGLTKQGIGTLVLSGNNTYSGPTLVNQGRLAVNGSLQSTVAVNAGGVLGGNGRIGALVVNPGGVVAPGNSIGTLQVSSDVTFQPGSTYAVEVDATGSDRLVSGGKVSLGGANLALDLQNPGVSLQSQQAPSLVGRQFDILDAAGGVQGSFANVQSNLLFLGGGLAYSGNGVQLAVQRSASFASVGLTANQRSVAAAADRLGAGNPVYESLLLSTDAASARQAFDQLSGEIHPAVGNLLLNDSRQLRDAMGERTRLAAATVDGQGNGLWVKALGAWGKADGDSARARYSSSIGGLLLGADGQVSEDTRIGVFTGYSDSSLSMGDGRHSSASVDSYHLGAYAGKELEQVRLSLGGSHSWHRIETKRELQYNEVSDRLKSKRDAQSTQVFGEAAWKVAVPGMALEPFANLAYVHIDSDSFKEHGGAAALKGGQDNRDAWLSTLGMRAGKQLQLSGGQAVELSATLGWQHNLSSTGADQHLAFAGQGDSYKVQALSLDRDAAVVGLRAGVALGRQARVNLDYNGLLGSRDNSHGVGLTLDWAF, translated from the coding sequence ATGGGCACGGCCCAGGCCGCGCCCTACGTGGAGAGTGGTCGCCTCGGCGACGCCGGCAGCTGGCGCAGCGACGAATTCAAGGCCGACTGGGGGCTGGGGGCGATTCACGCCGACAGCGCCTATGCCGCCGGCTACAGCGGCAAGGGGGTGAAGCTGGGGATCTTCGACCAGCCGGTCTACGCGCCACACCCCGAGTTCGCCGGCAAGGATAAGATCGTGACCTTGGTCACCAGCGGTATCCGCCAGTACACCGACCCCTACATCCCGGTGAAGGCCGGCGATGCTTTCCGTTATGACGGCAGCCCGTCGGTGGGCTCGGACGGCAAACTCGGCTCCCATGGCACCCACGTCGGCGGGATCGCCGCCGGCAACCGTGATGGCGTGTCGATGCACGGCGTGGCCTACGCCGCGCAGATCATCAGCGCCGACAACGGTGACCCTGGCCCCGAGGACGGTATCGTCCTGGGCAACGATGGCGCGGTGTACAAGGCCGGCTGGGACAGCCTGGTGACCAGCGGCGCGCGGATCATCAACAACAGCTGGGGCATCGGCATCACCGATCGCTTCGCCAAGGGCGGCCGCAACCCGGATTTCCCGCACTTCACCGTGGACGATGCCCGGGCGCAGTTCGCGCAGATCCAGCCGCTGCTGGGCACCTTGCCCGGTGGCGCTTATGACGGGGCCATCGCCGCCGCCCGCAGCGGGGTCCTGACGATCTTCGCCGCCGGCAACGACTACAACCTGAACAACCCCGATGCGATTGCCGGGCTGGGCTATTTCGTCCCGGACATCGCCCCCAACTGGCTGACCGTGGCGGCGTTGCAACAAAACCCCGACACCAGCAGCACAAACCCGTACCTGGTCAGCACGTTCTCCTCCCGTTGCGGCTATACCGCGAGCTTCTGCGTCTCGGCCCCCGGCACCCGGATCTACAGCGCGGTGATTGGTGGTACCAGCCTGGCCGACCTGACCCAGGGCTACGCCAACAAGAACGGTACGTCCATGGCCGCGCCCCATGCCGCCGGTGCGGCGGCGGTGCTGATGGAGCGCTTCCCCTACATGAGCGGCGCACAGATCGCCAGCGTGCTGCGCACCACCGCCACCGACATGGGCGCGCCCGGCATCGATGCCTTGTACGGCTGGGGCATGATCGACCTGGACAAGGGGATCCGTGGCCCGGGCATGTTGGTCACTGAACAGGACATTCCTGAGGAATTCCGCATCGCCGGTGGCTACGGCCCGAGCCAGTTCGTGGTCGACCTGCCGGGTATCGGCGCCGTGGTGGATGCCGGCAAGCCGACCCAGCGGCTCTGTAACAGCCTGGGTTGCGGGTTGGACCTGTGGAGCAACGATATCGCTGGCCATGGCGGCCTGACCAAGCAAGGCATCGGCACCTTGGTGCTCAGCGGCAACAACACCTACTCCGGCCCGACCCTGGTCAACCAGGGACGCCTGGCGGTCAATGGTTCGCTGCAATCGACGGTGGCGGTCAATGCCGGTGGCGTACTGGGCGGCAATGGCCGGATCGGCGCGCTGGTGGTCAACCCCGGCGGCGTGGTGGCGCCAGGCAACTCCATCGGCACCTTGCAGGTGAGCTCCGACGTGACCTTCCAGCCGGGCTCGACCTATGCCGTGGAGGTGGATGCCACGGGCAGCGACCGCCTGGTCAGCGGTGGCAAGGTGTCTCTGGGCGGGGCGAACCTGGCCCTGGACCTGCAGAACCCCGGGGTTTCGCTGCAATCCCAGCAGGCGCCGAGCCTGGTGGGGCGTCAGTTTGACATCCTGGATGCGGCGGGCGGCGTGCAGGGCAGTTTCGCCAACGTGCAGTCCAACCTGCTGTTCCTTGGGGGCGGCCTGGCCTATAGCGGCAACGGGGTGCAGCTGGCGGTGCAACGCAGCGCCAGCTTCGCCAGTGTCGGTTTGACCGCCAACCAGCGTTCGGTGGCCGCAGCCGCTGATCGACTCGGCGCGGGCAACCCGGTCTACGAGAGCCTGCTGCTGTCGACCGATGCCGCCAGCGCCCGGCAGGCGTTCGACCAACTGTCCGGGGAAATCCACCCGGCGGTGGGCAACCTGCTGCTCAACGACAGCCGCCAGCTGCGCGACGCCATGGGCGAGCGTACCCGTCTCGCCGCTGCGACCGTGGATGGCCAGGGCAACGGCCTGTGGGTCAAGGCCCTGGGGGCCTGGGGCAAGGCCGACGGTGATTCCGCTCGGGCGCGCTACAGCAGTTCCATTGGCGGCCTGTTGCTGGGGGCCGACGGGCAGGTGAGCGAAGACACCCGCATCGGCGTCTTCACCGGCTACAGCGACAGTTCACTGAGCATGGGCGATGGTCGTCATTCCTCGGCCAGCGTCGATAGCTACCATCTGGGTGCCTATGCCGGCAAGGAACTGGAGCAGGTGCGCCTGAGCCTGGGCGGCAGCCACAGCTGGCACCGCATCGAGACCAAGCGCGAGCTGCAGTACAACGAGGTCAGTGACCGTCTGAAGAGCAAGCGCGATGCCCAGAGCACCCAGGTGTTCGGCGAAGCCGCCTGGAAGGTCGCCGTGCCGGGCATGGCGCTGGAGCCGTTCGCCAACCTGGCCTATGTGCATATCGACAGCGACAGCTTCAAGGAGCATGGCGGCGCTGCCGCGCTCAAGGGAGGGCAGGATAACCGCGACGCCTGGCTCTCGACCCTGGGCATGCGTGCCGGCAAGCAACTGCAACTGTCCGGCGGCCAGGCGGTGGAGCTTTCCGCCACCCTGGGCTGGCAGCACAACCTCAGCTCCACCGGGGCTGACCAGCACCTGGCCTTCGCTGGCCAGGGCGATAGCTACAAGGTGCAGGCGCTGTCCCTGGATCGTGATGCGGCGGTGGTCGGTCTACGGGCGGGGGTCGCCCTGGGCCGTCAGGCCCGGGTCAACCTGGACTACAACGGGCTGCTGGGTAGCCGCGACAACAGCCACGGTGTCGGCCTGACCCTGGACTGGGCGTTCTAA